Proteins co-encoded in one Dyella japonica A8 genomic window:
- a CDS encoding SDR family NAD(P)-dependent oxidoreductase, with amino-acid sequence MSGRLDGRVALVTGASSGIGEATALALAQEGAKVAIAARRRDRLEALAAKLEVLGAEPTVLVADLASEDEAKRIVTETEARYGRLDILVNNAGVMYLEPVEEADLGRWRHMLELNVLSLIASTQAALPGMRVRRDGHIVNISSTAGRVANPNAAAYSATKFGVVAFSEALRREVYQHNIRVTVIEPGVVETELRDHIGHATTKDNLNAWADSMRQLQSVDVADAIVFCVSRPAHVNINELLMRPTDQER; translated from the coding sequence ATGTCTGGACGTCTTGATGGTCGTGTCGCGCTGGTCACCGGCGCGTCGTCGGGTATTGGCGAGGCCACGGCGCTGGCCTTGGCGCAGGAGGGGGCGAAGGTTGCCATCGCCGCCCGCCGCCGCGACAGGCTCGAAGCGCTGGCCGCGAAACTGGAGGTGCTTGGGGCCGAGCCGACGGTGCTGGTGGCCGATCTGGCCTCCGAAGACGAGGCCAAGCGCATCGTGACGGAGACCGAGGCGCGCTATGGCCGGCTGGATATCCTGGTGAACAACGCCGGCGTGATGTACCTGGAGCCGGTGGAAGAGGCCGACCTCGGCCGCTGGCGCCACATGCTGGAGCTCAACGTGCTCAGCCTCATCGCCTCCACGCAGGCTGCCTTGCCCGGCATGCGTGTGCGTCGCGATGGCCACATCGTGAACATTTCGTCCACGGCCGGCCGTGTCGCCAACCCCAATGCTGCCGCTTATTCGGCCACCAAGTTCGGCGTGGTGGCCTTCTCCGAGGCCCTGCGGCGCGAGGTCTACCAGCACAACATCCGCGTCACGGTGATCGAGCCGGGTGTGGTCGAAACGGAACTGCGCGATCACATCGGGCACGCCACGACCAAGGACAACCTCAACGCCTGGGCTGACAGCATGCGCCAGCTGCAATCGGTGGACGTCGCCGACGCCATCGTGT